The proteins below come from a single Staphylococcus sp. MI 10-1553 genomic window:
- a CDS encoding HIRAN domain-containing protein — MKAKQRDKKYFLDKFADFKTIIETTGTTNFQGVEYSGSIISSLKEIAFVCEKKDFIYVIPWSDINSVTSKKTFTSNNIYLTYDNSSKDLIFKFTNVESVIAIEVLSQALDEQKTTLETQKDLLRTKEKEIELLKEELNNLKSNKDSLATNLYTNHSEFQQIKDNSPVVTQNNVENHDSINDEKTTDNILRESFIVVGLNYDNRRNKLKKMINSMKKNEEFIFLYEDLRGNELIEELELGGELFEIASYESVPGVYLKKEPNNIYDSNAIKVMISNEYGKFTVGYIPKENAESLNDYLDNIVDCTAYIYGGKYKEFDYIEEKIVTKEKNYGLKLEISYFK, encoded by the coding sequence ATGAAAGCTAAACAAAGGGATAAGAAATATTTTTTGGATAAATTCGCTGATTTTAAAACTATTATAGAAACAACGGGAACAACAAATTTCCAGGGAGTTGAATATAGCGGTTCGATTATATCTTCTCTTAAAGAGATAGCCTTCGTGTGTGAGAAAAAGGATTTTATATATGTAATTCCATGGTCTGATATAAATTCTGTGACATCTAAAAAAACTTTCACATCTAATAACATCTATTTAACTTATGACAATTCATCTAAGGATTTAATTTTTAAATTTACTAATGTTGAATCTGTGATAGCTATAGAAGTTTTATCTCAAGCGCTGGACGAACAAAAAACAACTCTAGAAACACAAAAAGATTTATTACGTACTAAAGAAAAAGAAATCGAATTATTAAAAGAAGAATTAAATAACTTAAAATCAAACAAAGATTCGTTAGCGACAAACTTATATACTAACCATTCAGAATTTCAACAAATAAAAGACAATTCCCCTGTTGTAACACAAAACAATGTGGAAAACCATGATTCAATAAATGACGAGAAAACGACCGACAACATTCTTCGTGAATCCTTTATCGTAGTTGGTTTAAATTACGATAATAGACGTAATAAATTGAAAAAAATGATAAATTCTATGAAAAAGAACGAAGAATTTATTTTCTTGTATGAAGATTTAAGAGGAAACGAATTAATAGAGGAACTGGAATTAGGCGGTGAATTATTTGAAATAGCTAGTTACGAAAGTGTTCCGGGAGTTTATTTAAAAAAAGAACCAAATAACATTTATGATTCTAATGCTATAAAGGTTATGATTTCTAACGAGTACGGTAAATTCACTGTTGGATATATTCCTAAAGAGAATGCAGAATCCTTAAACGATTATTTAGATAACATAGTTGATTGTACAGCCTATATTTATGGTGGAAAATATAAAGAATTTGATTATATTGAAGAAAAGATAGT
- a CDS encoding helix-turn-helix domain-containing protein, whose translation MEKEKHLKHLMELKSGSVKAFSEEIGLAYTTVRSILERGVFNAKVENIIKICKGLNIKPENLMGIDDTLVSDSITTLIQLTPSRQKRVLDYATEQLDEQNNKVLHINSNNIVSEEVAVYGYASAGTGETLIDGVEFTTQYNGHIPNHDFALQVNGDSMEPMFEDKEIIFVDKTKQINSGQIGIFVIDGEAYLKKVFINEKGIRLVSLNSKYPDLHFDSSHDIKVAGKVIL comes from the coding sequence TTGGAAAAAGAAAAACATTTAAAACATTTAATGGAATTAAAATCCGGTTCGGTTAAAGCTTTTTCAGAAGAAATAGGGTTAGCTTATACGACAGTTCGTTCTATATTAGAAAGAGGAGTGTTCAATGCTAAAGTAGAAAATATAATTAAAATTTGTAAAGGGTTAAATATTAAACCAGAAAACTTGATGGGGATTGATGATACGTTAGTTAGCGACTCAATAACTACATTAATCCAACTCACACCTTCCCGTCAAAAGCGTGTATTAGACTACGCTACTGAACAATTAGATGAACAAAACAACAAAGTCTTACATATCAATTCAAACAACATAGTATCAGAAGAGGTCGCCGTTTATGGTTATGCTTCAGCAGGTACCGGAGAAACGTTAATAGATGGTGTAGAGTTCACAACACAGTACAACGGACACATACCTAATCACGACTTTGCATTGCAGGTCAACGGTGATTCAATGGAGCCTATGTTTGAAGATAAAGAGATTATCTTTGTTGATAAAACGAAACAAATTAATAGTGGTCAAATCGGTATCTTTGTTATTGATGGTGAAGCTTATTTAAAAAAGGTATTTATCAACGAAAAAGGAATACGTTTAGTTTCGTTGAACTCAAAATATCCTGACTTACATTTTGATAGTAGTCACGATATTAAAGTAGCGGGAAAAGTTATACTGTAA
- a CDS encoding XRE family transcriptional regulator, with amino-acid sequence MLTNLEKVRKQNKVSLVDIADLLEVRYQTVSDKINGISDFKFGEALLIKNTFFPEYEIEYLFSREKEKVTT; translated from the coding sequence ATGTTGACCAATTTAGAAAAAGTTAGAAAACAGAATAAAGTATCTCTGGTGGATATCGCAGACTTATTAGAGGTTCGATATCAAACGGTATCAGATAAGATTAACGGTATTTCTGATTTCAAATTTGGAGAAGCGTTACTTATTAAAAATACTTTCTTTCCAGAGTATGAAATTGAATATCTGTTTTCAAGAGAAAAAGAAAAAGTCACAACTTAA